One genomic window of bacterium includes the following:
- a CDS encoding glycosyltransferase family 2 protein produces the protein MGSERETPARRLGLVVLNWNGQAVLPACLASLEAAAAASRHRATLLLVDNASTDGSADWAARAHPAWELLRLAENRGFAAGMNAGLALLLARDLDCLCALNNDIEADPGLLDPLVADLEAEARRGAVCPRIHYADRRERIWYAGGRVSRLSTVSRHLGLRQPAAGRWLEPADTDYLTGCCLLGRAEFWRSTGGFDERFGLYGEDVDLSLRARALGWRLRYQPAALLYHRVGFASGGQLAAGKLRAQRRAAAALVARHVPRWRRPWARAAWAWHWSRALLAALGRGEAGVLRAALGALRRESKA, from the coding sequence ATGGGGAGTGAGCGCGAGACGCCGGCGCGCCGGCTGGGTCTCGTCGTGCTCAACTGGAACGGCCAGGCGGTGCTGCCGGCCTGCCTCGCCAGCCTCGAGGCCGCCGCGGCCGCGAGCCGGCATCGGGCGACCCTGCTCCTCGTCGACAACGCGTCCACGGACGGCTCCGCCGACTGGGCGGCGCGCGCCCATCCCGCCTGGGAGCTGCTGCGCCTGGCCGAGAACCGCGGCTTCGCGGCCGGCATGAACGCCGGGCTGGCGCTGCTCCTGGCACGGGATCTGGACTGCCTCTGCGCGCTCAACAACGACATCGAGGCCGACCCCGGCCTGCTCGATCCCCTCGTCGCCGATCTCGAGGCGGAGGCGCGGCGCGGCGCCGTCTGCCCGCGCATTCACTACGCCGACCGCCGCGAGCGGATATGGTACGCTGGCGGCCGCGTCAGCCGGCTGAGCACGGTGAGCCGGCACCTCGGGCTGCGGCAGCCGGCGGCCGGCCGCTGGCTCGAGCCGGCGGACACGGACTACCTGACCGGCTGCTGCCTGCTGGGGCGGGCGGAGTTCTGGCGCAGCACGGGCGGCTTCGACGAGCGCTTCGGCCTCTACGGGGAGGACGTCGACCTCTCGCTGCGGGCGCGGGCCCTGGGCTGGCGCCTGCGCTACCAGCCGGCCGCGCTGCTCTACCACCGCGTCGGCTTCGCGAGCGGGGGGCAGCTCGCGGCCGGCAAGCTGCGCGCGCAGCGGCGGGCGGCCGCCGCCCTCGTCGCGCGGCACGTGCCCCGCTGGCGGCGCCCCTGGGCGCGCGCGGCCTGGGCCTGGCACTGGTCCCGCGCGCTGCTGGCGGCCCTGGGCCGCGGCGAGGCGGGCGTCTTGCGCGCGGCTCTGGGCGCGCTGAGAAGGGAGAGCAAGGCATGA
- a CDS encoding glycosyltransferase family 2 protein: MDARGGRGGVRLSVLVPAYNEAASLPALVEAVRAAAAPLAPGAYEILIVDDGSTDGSAALLEQLADRHPELGVLRLGRNYGKSAALAEGFRRCRGEIIVTLDADLQDDPDELPRLVAALDAAPGWDLVSGWKRERRDPITKTVPSRFWNALVRRVSGLPLHDFNCGFKAYRREVAQSLRLYGEMHRYLPVLAAWDGFRVTELAVNHRPRAHGKSKYGGRRFLNGLFDLLTISFIARRGAAPLHFFGRVAVWLLAIGLLINLYFGVAWLVTGALRVRPLLILGLILLVLGGQFASLGLLGELMIHLRGPGDEERRRIARERPPRLASGDGPGAHGE, from the coding sequence CTGGACGCGCGCGGAGGGAGGGGAGGCGTGCGGCTGAGCGTCCTCGTGCCGGCCTACAATGAGGCCGCGAGCCTGCCGGCCCTCGTCGAGGCGGTGCGGGCGGCGGCTGCCCCGCTCGCGCCCGGGGCCTACGAGATCCTCATCGTCGACGACGGCAGCACGGACGGCAGCGCCGCTCTGCTCGAGCAGCTCGCCGATCGGCATCCGGAGCTGGGCGTCCTGCGCCTGGGCCGCAACTACGGCAAGAGCGCGGCCCTCGCCGAGGGCTTCCGCCGCTGTCGGGGCGAGATCATCGTCACCCTGGACGCCGACCTCCAGGACGACCCGGACGAGCTGCCGCGCCTCGTCGCCGCGCTGGACGCCGCGCCCGGCTGGGACCTCGTCTCCGGCTGGAAGCGCGAGCGCCGCGACCCCATCACCAAGACCGTGCCGAGCCGCTTCTGGAACGCGCTCGTGCGCCGCGTGTCCGGCCTGCCCTTGCACGACTTCAACTGCGGCTTCAAGGCCTACCGCCGCGAGGTCGCGCAGAGCCTGCGCCTCTACGGCGAGATGCACCGCTACCTGCCCGTGCTCGCGGCCTGGGACGGCTTCCGCGTCACGGAGCTGGCCGTCAACCACCGGCCGCGCGCGCACGGCAAGAGCAAGTACGGCGGCCGGCGCTTCCTCAACGGCCTCTTCGACCTGCTCACCATCAGCTTCATCGCCCGCCGCGGCGCGGCGCCCCTGCACTTCTTCGGGCGCGTCGCCGTTTGGCTGCTGGCCATCGGCCTGCTGATCAACCTCTACTTCGGCGTCGCCTGGCTGGTGACGGGCGCGCTGCGCGTGCGGCCGCTGCTCATCCTCGGCCTCATCCTGCTCGTCCTCGGCGGGCAGTTCGCATCCCTCGGCCTGCTCGGGGAGCTGATGATCCACCTGCGCGGCCCGGGCGACGAAGAGCGCCGGCGCATCGCCAGGGAGCGGCCGCCGCGTCTGGCCAGCGGCGACGGGCCGGGCGCCCATGGGGAGTGA